One segment of Ignavibacteriales bacterium DNA contains the following:
- a CDS encoding DUF971 domain-containing protein, whose product MSPIRIKLVEKKNLLIIWDDGTKSELELKELRKRCPCATCLAERDKQGKKYIPLFAENQLTVKSIDQVGNYAVQIAWNDGHNTGIYEYKFLEKFSE is encoded by the coding sequence ATGAGTCCAATTAGGATTAAGCTTGTTGAAAAGAAAAATCTGTTGATCATCTGGGATGATGGAACTAAAAGTGAACTTGAATTAAAAGAATTAAGAAAACGTTGTCCTTGTGCGACTTGTTTAGCGGAACGAGATAAACAAGGTAAAAAGTATATTCCGCTATTTGCTGAAAATCAGTTAACTGTAAAATCAATTGATCAAGTTGGCAATTACGCAGTTCAGATAGCTTGGAATGATGGACATAATACTGGAATTTATGAATATAAATTTCTGGAAAAATTTTCTGAGTAA
- a CDS encoding phosphoribosylaminoimidazolesuccinocarboxamide synthase, whose translation MQEKVILKTNFPKLNFVKSGKVRDIYDLGEYFLIISTDRLSAFDVIMGQGIPYKGKVLTKISEFWFDYSKDIIKNHLITTDVNNFPKECLEYAEDLEGRSMLVQKADVVQIESVVRGYITGSGWVDYKKTGEVCGIKLPSGLAESEKFPEPLFTPATKAEIGLHDENISEDIAKQIAGAETIDFMKNKTIEIYKNSVEFALGKGIIIADTKMEFGKIGNEIILVDELLTPDSSRFWPFDKYEKGKSQESFDKQFVRDYLVSIKFNKQPPPPPLPEDIIQRTSEKYLEALEKLTGKTIT comes from the coding sequence ATGCAAGAAAAAGTTATCCTTAAGACAAATTTTCCAAAATTAAATTTTGTAAAGAGCGGCAAAGTTAGAGATATTTATGATCTTGGCGAGTATTTTTTAATAATCTCTACAGACAGATTATCTGCCTTTGATGTTATTATGGGACAAGGAATTCCTTACAAAGGAAAAGTTTTAACAAAGATTTCAGAGTTTTGGTTCGATTACTCTAAAGACATCATCAAAAATCATCTTATTACCACTGATGTGAATAATTTCCCAAAAGAGTGTTTGGAGTATGCAGAAGATTTGGAAGGCAGAAGCATGCTTGTTCAAAAGGCAGATGTTGTACAGATCGAAAGTGTTGTTCGCGGTTATATTACAGGTTCGGGCTGGGTTGACTATAAAAAAACTGGTGAAGTTTGTGGAATAAAGCTTCCTTCTGGATTAGCTGAATCTGAAAAATTTCCCGAACCACTTTTTACTCCTGCCACAAAAGCAGAAATTGGATTACACGATGAGAATATCTCTGAGGATATTGCAAAACAAATTGCAGGAGCAGAAACAATTGATTTTATGAAAAATAAAACTATAGAGATTTATAAGAATTCAGTTGAGTTTGCTTTGGGCAAAGGAATCATTATTGCAGATACTAAAATGGAATTTGGAAAAATTGGCAATGAAATAATTCTTGTTGATGAATTATTAACCCCGGACTCATCCAGATTTTGGCCATTTGATAAATATGAAAAAGGAAAATCTCAGGAAAGTTTTGATAAACAATTTGTCCGTGATTATTTAGTCTCAATTAAGTTTAACAAACAGCCACCTCCGCCACCATTACCGGAAGATATTATCCAAAGAACAAGTGAAAAATATTTAGAGGCACTGGAGAAACTTACTGGAAAGACTATTACTTAA
- the glmS gene encoding glutamine--fructose-6-phosphate transaminase (isomerizing), whose translation MCGIVGYIGEKNCVPILINGLKRLEYRGYDSAGIGIINHNNSIVVKNKGKVSLLEDKIEELNLSASLGIGHTRWATHGIPNELNAHPHSNTDNSIFLIHNGIIENFQVLKKGLINFGYTFKSDTDSEVLVHLIDNFIKKGYDLTKSVQLALHEVEGTYGLAIVYTKEPDKIIAARRGSPLVVGIGEGENFIASDVSAILSHTKQVIYLEDGEIAVIKKDSFSAKTIHDDEIEKEIHEITITLEEIDRGGYAHFMLKEIMEQPESLRNSIRGRIIDEEGSSVLGGLTDVVNKIVNSKRIIITACGTSWHAGLVGEYMFEQFCRIPTEVEYASEFRYRNPIIEKDDAIFFISQSGETADTLAAMREAKLKGALVLGICNAVGSSIARETNAGVYTHAGPEIGVASTKAFTSQLTVMALITLLIARRKNLSRVDGKQISDELRTLPEKVERILKLNKQIEVIAEEFKDSTNFLYLGRGYNFPVALEGALKLKEISYIHAEGYPAAEMKHGPIALIDEDMPVVFIAPKDSTYEKIVSNIQEVKARGGRTIAIASEDDTEIDQLVDYSIKIPQTIRMLMPILTVIPLQLLAYHIAVKKGLNVDQPRNLAKSVTVE comes from the coding sequence ATGTGTGGAATTGTTGGTTATATAGGGGAAAAAAATTGTGTGCCAATACTCATTAATGGTTTAAAGCGATTAGAGTACAGAGGTTATGATTCGGCTGGTATTGGAATTATAAACCATAATAATTCAATTGTTGTAAAAAATAAAGGGAAGGTCTCGCTTTTAGAAGATAAGATTGAAGAACTAAATCTATCGGCTTCATTAGGAATTGGACACACTCGCTGGGCCACACACGGAATCCCAAATGAATTAAATGCTCATCCTCATTCAAACACAGACAATTCAATATTTCTTATCCATAACGGTATTATTGAAAATTTTCAGGTTTTAAAAAAAGGATTAATAAATTTCGGCTATACTTTTAAAAGTGATACAGACTCAGAAGTTCTTGTTCATCTAATTGATAATTTCATCAAAAAGGGATATGATCTAACCAAATCAGTACAACTTGCGCTTCACGAAGTTGAAGGCACTTACGGATTGGCCATTGTTTATACCAAAGAACCCGACAAAATTATAGCCGCTCGAAGAGGGTCTCCTTTAGTTGTTGGAATCGGTGAAGGTGAAAATTTTATTGCTTCTGATGTATCTGCTATTTTATCACACACAAAGCAAGTAATCTATCTTGAGGATGGTGAGATTGCTGTTATCAAGAAAGATAGTTTTAGTGCTAAAACAATTCATGATGATGAAATTGAAAAAGAAATTCACGAAATAACTATTACTCTTGAAGAAATAGATCGTGGTGGATATGCACACTTTATGCTAAAAGAAATTATGGAACAACCGGAATCTTTAAGAAATTCTATCCGGGGAAGAATTATAGATGAAGAAGGTAGTTCTGTGCTTGGCGGATTAACTGACGTGGTTAATAAAATAGTTAATTCAAAAAGAATTATAATCACTGCCTGTGGAACATCATGGCATGCAGGGTTGGTTGGCGAGTATATGTTTGAACAGTTTTGCAGAATTCCAACAGAAGTTGAGTATGCTTCTGAATTTAGATATAGAAACCCAATAATTGAAAAGGATGATGCAATATTTTTTATATCACAAAGTGGTGAAACTGCGGACACATTAGCTGCAATGCGTGAGGCTAAATTGAAGGGTGCACTTGTACTTGGTATTTGTAATGCTGTTGGAAGTTCAATAGCTCGTGAAACTAATGCCGGAGTTTATACTCATGCAGGACCCGAAATTGGTGTAGCTTCAACAAAAGCTTTCACTTCTCAGCTAACTGTAATGGCATTAATTACACTTCTGATAGCAAGAAGAAAAAATTTAAGTCGAGTTGATGGAAAACAAATATCCGATGAATTAAGGACATTACCTGAAAAAGTGGAAAGAATATTAAAATTAAACAAGCAAATTGAAGTTATAGCAGAGGAGTTTAAGGACTCAACTAACTTTTTATACTTGGGTCGAGGATATAATTTTCCAGTTGCCCTGGAAGGGGCATTAAAGCTAAAAGAAATTTCATATATACATGCAGAAGGTTATCCGGCTGCTGAGATGAAACACGGACCGATTGCATTGATTGATGAAGATATGCCAGTTGTTTTTATAGCTCCCAAAGATTCCACTTATGAAAAGATAGTTAGTAATATACAGGAAGTAAAAGCTAGAGGTGGCAGAACAATCGCTATTGCAAGTGAAGATGATACTGAAATAGATCAGCTGGTTGATTATTCTATAAAAATTCCTCAAACGATTAGAATGTTAATGCCTATTCTAACTGTTATTCCTTTACAATTATTAGCATACCACATTGCAGTTAAAAAAGGACTAAATGTTGATCAGCCAAGAAACTTGGCTAAAAGTGTTACTGTTGAATAG
- a CDS encoding sugar transferase, whose amino-acid sequence MFRYYFKSYFFIVYISLFIIVSIAIKLESKGPVFFIHPRAGLEGEAFKMIKFRGMIDNALQFGPELTQQNDPRITKVGKFLRRTSIDELPQLINVLKGEMSIVGPRPEILSITSNYSIDHKEVFKFLPGITGYSQINGRQMLTPEQRTEMEINYYKNETFWSDLIIVFKTFSVVLSNEGNL is encoded by the coding sequence ATTTTCCGATATTATTTTAAGTCTTATTTTTTTATTGTTTACATTTCCTTATTTATCATAGTCAGCATCGCAATAAAGCTCGAATCAAAAGGCCCTGTATTTTTTATACACCCTCGAGCAGGTTTAGAGGGTGAAGCATTTAAAATGATAAAATTTAGGGGTATGATTGATAATGCACTTCAATTTGGCCCAGAATTGACTCAACAAAATGATCCTAGAATAACAAAGGTTGGTAAATTTTTAAGAAGAACAAGCATAGATGAACTTCCACAATTGATTAATGTTTTAAAAGGTGAAATGAGTATTGTTGGCCCACGACCAGAAATTTTAAGTATCACATCAAATTACTCTATTGATCATAAGGAAGTGTTTAAGTTTCTTCCTGGAATAACAGGGTATTCTCAGATTAATGGTAGACAGATGCTAACTCCTGAGCAGCGCACTGAGATGGAAATAAATTACTACAAAAACGAGACATTTTGGAGTGATCTAATCATTGTTTTCAAAACTTTTTCAGTAGTTCTAAGCAATGAAGGTAATCTCTGA
- a CDS encoding DegT/DnrJ/EryC1/StrS family aminotransferase encodes MALYAILKSLNLSESDEVIVPAFTCVVVPNAILYAGLKPVYVDIRAQTYNMDISLVEKAITKKTKVILCQNTFGLSSNIDEIIVIAKKYNLFTIEDCTHGFGGTYNGKPNGSFCDAAFYSSQWNKPFSTGIGGFLVVNNEKNLDEIKRFEVKKVKPTISEKLSLSLLLRLRKIVINNHTYSKLVSLYRYLSKHNLILGSNKGIELKSALIPTDYFKDISDVQVKRGLKVLNSINEINQLRKKNAKDYTKLLVSRNKNHVDESLFDNHLFLKYPLLVKDRDRFLELAAKSKIILGDWFLSPLHPVEKDLERWNLDRKSFLIADSLSKKIINLPTDISDNKTVLKFLEDNLEMVE; translated from the coding sequence GTGGCATTATATGCTATATTAAAATCTTTAAATCTTAGTGAGTCCGATGAAGTTATTGTACCTGCGTTTACGTGTGTTGTTGTTCCAAATGCAATTTTGTATGCAGGATTAAAACCCGTTTATGTTGATATCAGAGCTCAAACTTATAATATGGATATCTCACTTGTCGAAAAGGCGATTACAAAAAAAACAAAAGTTATATTATGTCAAAATACATTTGGACTTTCATCAAATATTGATGAGATAATTGTAATTGCTAAAAAGTATAATCTTTTTACTATTGAAGATTGTACACATGGATTCGGCGGTACCTACAATGGAAAACCAAATGGATCTTTTTGTGATGCTGCTTTTTATTCAAGCCAATGGAACAAACCATTCTCAACCGGGATTGGTGGATTCTTAGTTGTAAACAATGAAAAAAACTTAGATGAAATAAAACGGTTTGAAGTTAAAAAAGTAAAACCTACTATATCTGAAAAACTAAGTTTAAGTTTATTATTAAGACTTAGAAAGATTGTGATTAATAATCATACTTACTCAAAACTTGTATCACTTTATAGATATTTAAGTAAGCACAACCTTATATTAGGTTCAAACAAAGGTATAGAATTAAAATCTGCTTTAATTCCAACAGATTATTTTAAGGACATTTCTGATGTTCAGGTTAAAAGAGGATTAAAAGTGTTAAATTCAATTAATGAGATTAATCAATTGCGAAAAAAGAACGCAAAGGATTACACAAAGTTGTTAGTGTCAAGAAACAAAAATCATGTTGATGAATCATTGTTTGATAATCATTTGTTTCTTAAGTATCCATTATTGGTTAAAGATCGGGATAGGTTTCTTGAATTAGCTGCTAAATCTAAGATAATTCTTGGTGATTGGTTCCTTTCACCATTGCATCCTGTCGAAAAAGATTTAGAAAGATGGAATCTTGATCGAAAGAGTTTTCTTATAGCAGATTCATTGTCAAAAAAAATAATAAATTTACCTACTGATATCAGTGATAATAAAACTGTCCTAAAATTTCTTGAAGATAATCTTGAAATGGTTGAGTAG
- a CDS encoding glycosyltransferase family 2 protein, translated as MDRISVIVPCRNEGKYILDFIGSILSNDYPKEDMEIFLIDGRSTDNTQIIVKDYENKFDFIKLLINESRTVPFALNMGIRASTGKYIIRLDAHSQIPNNYFSELIRWAKELNTDNIGTICITDVKNNNPKSNAIKKVLSNRFGVGNSFFRIGVNEIMEVDHVPFGCYKSEVFATYGFFNEKLNRNQDIELNKRISSNGGRIFLIPNIFSIYFARETYLALAQNNYNNGLWNILTVYVTKKIKSLSLRHFIPLLFILSLTLPLLLSFWFPILRAIPVLSLFSYLCLITLVSLKINDKTTSFFHVLFAFFTLHFSYALGSITGLFKINYLWND; from the coding sequence ATGGATAGAATTAGTGTCATAGTACCTTGCAGAAACGAAGGGAAATATATTTTGGATTTCATTGGATCAATATTATCTAATGATTATCCGAAAGAGGATATGGAGATTTTTCTTATCGATGGCAGAAGCACTGATAATACTCAAATTATTGTTAAGGATTATGAAAACAAATTTGATTTTATAAAACTTCTTATAAATGAAAGCCGGACTGTTCCTTTTGCGTTGAATATGGGTATCAGAGCATCAACTGGAAAATATATTATAAGACTCGATGCACACAGTCAAATCCCAAATAATTATTTTTCTGAATTGATTAGGTGGGCTAAGGAATTAAACACAGATAATATTGGAACAATTTGTATCACAGATGTAAAGAATAATAATCCAAAATCAAATGCGATAAAAAAGGTTTTAAGTAACAGGTTTGGTGTAGGTAATTCTTTCTTTAGAATAGGTGTCAATGAGATAATGGAAGTAGATCATGTCCCATTTGGATGTTACAAAAGTGAAGTTTTTGCAACATACGGTTTCTTTAACGAAAAGCTGAATAGAAATCAGGATATAGAGTTGAATAAAAGAATTAGTAGTAATGGTGGAAGAATATTTTTAATCCCAAATATTTTTAGCATATATTTTGCTAGAGAGACTTATTTAGCATTGGCTCAAAATAATTACAACAATGGTTTATGGAATATTCTAACTGTTTATGTCACGAAAAAGATTAAATCTTTAAGCCTTCGTCATTTTATACCTTTATTATTCATTTTGTCATTAACTTTACCGTTACTACTATCATTTTGGTTTCCGATTCTTCGGGCGATTCCTGTATTGAGTTTATTTAGTTATCTGTGTTTGATAACTTTAGTTAGCCTTAAAATTAATGATAAGACCACCTCATTCTTCCATGTATTATTTGCATTTTTTACATTACACTTTTCTTATGCTTTGGGTTCCATCACCGGATTATTTAAAATAAATTACCTTTGGAATGACTGA
- a CDS encoding glycosyltransferase codes for MRVLLLSDSDSPHTIRWAKAIQRKGITLGVFSIHKPDISLYSDCPEISLFSLYLPKDLQFKGEGTLAKLKYLKSISLLNSVIESFKPDILHAHYASSYGLLGALARFHPFIISVWGSDVYNFPNHSFLHRALIKYNLSQADKILSTSEVMKLETSKYTNKEIIVTPFGIDIDKFYPQKIKNKLNENALIIGTVKTLEKKYGIEYLIKAFKIVRSKLKSKSMKLLIVGKGSQDLYLKSLVDNLELTDDTIFTGYINHDMIQDYHNMLDISVFASIEDSESFGVSVLESSACGKPVIVSNVGGLPEVVEDGKTGFVVEKQNPEAIANVIIRLIENEHLRMEIGNNGRNKVVNEYNWIDSVIKMISIYHDFKK; via the coding sequence ATGCGTGTTCTTTTACTTTCAGATTCAGATTCCCCCCACACAATACGTTGGGCTAAAGCAATTCAAAGAAAGGGTATAACTCTAGGAGTCTTTTCAATTCACAAACCTGATATTAGTCTATACTCTGATTGTCCGGAAATTTCTTTATTTAGTCTTTATTTGCCTAAAGATTTACAATTTAAAGGAGAGGGCACACTTGCTAAATTAAAATATCTTAAATCGATATCATTATTAAATTCCGTAATTGAGAGTTTTAAACCCGATATCTTACATGCCCATTACGCAAGCAGTTATGGCCTTTTAGGAGCCCTTGCAAGGTTTCATCCGTTTATCATATCAGTATGGGGTTCAGATGTTTATAATTTTCCAAATCATTCATTCTTACACCGTGCTTTAATAAAGTACAATTTATCTCAGGCAGATAAAATTCTTTCCACTAGTGAAGTGATGAAATTGGAAACTAGTAAGTACACAAATAAAGAAATTATCGTTACGCCATTTGGGATAGATATTGATAAATTTTATCCACAAAAGATTAAGAATAAATTAAATGAAAATGCTTTAATAATAGGAACTGTAAAGACTTTAGAAAAAAAATATGGAATCGAATATTTAATCAAAGCCTTCAAAATTGTTAGATCAAAATTAAAGTCTAAGTCCATGAAATTATTAATAGTTGGAAAAGGTAGTCAGGATTTATATCTAAAAAGTTTAGTTGATAACCTTGAATTAACGGATGACACTATTTTTACTGGTTATATTAATCATGATATGATACAAGATTATCATAATATGTTAGATATAAGTGTATTTGCATCGATCGAAGATAGTGAAAGTTTTGGAGTTTCAGTTTTAGAATCGAGTGCCTGTGGAAAACCGGTTATTGTGTCAAATGTAGGAGGACTTCCTGAAGTTGTAGAGGACGGTAAAACGGGTTTTGTAGTTGAAAAACAAAATCCAGAAGCAATAGCCAATGTTATAATTCGGCTAATTGAGAATGAACATTTAAGAATGGAAATTGGAAATAATGGGAGAAATAAAGTTGTAAATGAATACAATTGGATTGATTCGGTTATAAAAATGATTTCTATATACCACGATTTTAAAAAGTAA
- a CDS encoding class I SAM-dependent methyltransferase, with protein MNKSILNETLFDLLKNYLPNDHSRQVTGDYFIQKIKDMDDPIILDLGCGLGKSFELFKQVNKSVHWTGIDLVYSPEVNQRNRNDYNFVSFNGEKIPIKDSTHDLVFSKQVFEHVFRPEKLLLEINRVLKVNGLFIGSVSYLEPYHSLSVTNFTPYGLIKLLNETGFKLVELRPGIDGITLIIRSIIKGRFGSDFFLTHESPFNILISLIYKLMNKSNLNTNFAKLAYAGHIVFLAKKQ; from the coding sequence GTGAATAAAAGCATATTAAATGAAACATTATTCGATTTATTAAAAAACTACCTTCCTAATGATCATAGTAGGCAAGTAACTGGAGACTATTTTATCCAAAAAATAAAAGATATGGATGATCCAATTATTTTAGATCTTGGTTGTGGGCTAGGTAAATCATTTGAATTATTTAAACAAGTAAATAAATCTGTTCATTGGACGGGGATCGATTTAGTTTATTCACCTGAAGTGAATCAACGAAATAGAAACGATTATAATTTTGTTAGTTTTAATGGAGAGAAAATTCCCATTAAAGATTCTACTCACGATTTAGTGTTTTCAAAACAGGTGTTTGAGCATGTTTTTAGACCCGAAAAACTATTGTTGGAAATTAATAGGGTTCTAAAAGTAAACGGATTGTTTATCGGATCTGTATCATATCTCGAACCTTATCATTCTTTAAGCGTAACGAACTTTACTCCTTATGGATTAATTAAATTGCTAAATGAAACTGGCTTTAAGTTGGTTGAATTAAGGCCTGGAATAGATGGAATTACCTTGATAATTAGGAGCATTATTAAGGGCAGATTTGGTTCTGATTTTTTTTTAACTCACGAATCTCCATTTAATATTCTTATCAGTTTAATTTACAAATTGATGAACAAAAGCAATTTAAATACAAATTTTGCAAAGCTAGCTTATGCAGGACATATAGTATTTTTAGCAAAAAAACAGTAA
- a CDS encoding O-antigen ligase family protein, with amino-acid sequence MFLIFYFGRNVVLALIIVSLIIATGETLLDYRPIITIISLSILLYFFISEFGLDIKNYPKVPHLIIRLILFLLFTVFLSIFNSTDLFVSIMAFLRFLIFFLICYLLFSQIKNKLTVYYYLSALAICVVFLGVSMLIEFVQKGSSFFINEGTILRLAGLYENPNYVGLLISITIPVTLSVLLLGTRFNISTRLFSVFFLFFQIILLILADSRASILAVFISSILIIYYSSKKIKLVFFISVMSVLLFLILFTNTLEIVELYLRLDRAGTRELFWQSGIEIISDHPLWGIGSDTFSKVFYSYSPSSVMEFYDLGAWKVGKPNPHNIFIYYWAENGILGFIAVFLFFGVLFKLIFTLISKKMHVEENLYPIVISIFSITAGLLVRSMFEITGLITYGFITRDLPFWILIIILIYIFQESGKTKLKTPVNN; translated from the coding sequence ATGTTTTTGATTTTTTATTTCGGTAGAAATGTAGTTTTAGCTTTGATAATAGTCAGTTTGATAATTGCAACAGGCGAAACTCTTTTAGATTACAGACCAATCATTACAATAATCTCATTATCGATTCTTTTATATTTCTTTATCTCAGAGTTTGGGTTGGATATCAAAAATTATCCAAAGGTACCTCATTTAATAATTAGATTGATATTATTTTTATTGTTTACAGTGTTTTTATCGATATTTAATTCAACTGATTTATTTGTTAGCATAATGGCCTTTTTAAGGTTTTTAATTTTCTTTTTAATTTGTTATTTATTGTTTTCGCAAATCAAGAATAAATTAACTGTATATTATTATTTAAGTGCTCTTGCCATTTGTGTAGTATTTCTTGGGGTTAGTATGTTAATAGAATTTGTTCAAAAAGGCTCATCTTTTTTTATAAATGAAGGAACAATATTAAGATTAGCTGGTTTATATGAGAATCCTAATTATGTAGGACTATTAATCTCAATCACCATTCCAGTGACTCTTTCTGTTTTATTATTGGGAACGAGGTTTAATATCTCTACTAGATTATTTTCAGTATTCTTCCTTTTTTTTCAAATCATCTTGCTTATTCTTGCAGATTCCAGAGCAAGTATTTTGGCCGTATTCATAAGTTCAATATTAATAATTTATTATAGTTCTAAAAAAATCAAACTTGTTTTTTTTATAAGTGTTATGAGTGTTTTATTATTTTTAATTCTTTTCACAAACACTCTCGAAATCGTTGAATTATATTTAAGACTTGATAGGGCAGGGACTAGAGAACTTTTCTGGCAATCAGGGATTGAGATTATTTCCGATCACCCTTTGTGGGGAATAGGGTCAGATACATTCAGTAAAGTTTTTTATTCCTATTCACCCTCATCAGTTATGGAATTTTACGATCTAGGAGCTTGGAAGGTTGGGAAACCGAATCCGCATAATATTTTTATTTATTATTGGGCTGAGAATGGAATTCTTGGTTTCATTGCTGTGTTTTTATTTTTCGGTGTATTGTTCAAGCTTATTTTTACTTTGATTAGTAAAAAAATGCATGTTGAGGAGAATTTGTACCCGATTGTAATTTCTATTTTTAGTATTACAGCTGGACTATTAGTTAGAAGTATGTTTGAAATTACTGGTTTAATAACTTACGGCTTTATTACCAGAGATTTGCCGTTCTGGATCCTAATAATAATTCTGATTTATATATTTCAAGAGTCAGGAAAAACTAAATTAAAGACCCCAGTAAACAATTAA
- a CDS encoding glycosyltransferase family 9 protein yields MTLKEKIEKNRLLNLLLSSFLYLLFKLIRIIKKRSNNNLETIAIIVFHKLGDSVFVLPALKKIIEEHSNKRIYIFCYRDTQNIYEKVITGVKYVILDKSNFLFDGRFASKESRRLLKSINPSTIVDLTGTIVSASLVFNSNANHILGINEPYYKAIYDDYHAIRKSPHLTDIYLDAIYNFCLTTDRNYDSYPIRNKRNGDIFIQPFAGWPAKEWSFIKFLELYKRLNVENECAFIVPKSSIKSDVYKQMIDDEIRVIETESISHFINLLDRCKLFISNDSGPLQIAALYGVPTLSIYGPTNPKFHMPIGSLHRFVRKKIKCTPIDTKYCFTFGGRYCPHYDCLVLLSTDEIFNKAREILVDITINN; encoded by the coding sequence ATGACCTTAAAAGAAAAAATAGAAAAAAATAGATTATTGAATTTGTTGCTAAGTAGTTTTTTGTATCTATTATTTAAGTTAATTAGAATTATTAAAAAGCGAAGCAATAATAATTTAGAAACCATCGCAATAATAGTGTTTCATAAATTAGGTGATTCAGTTTTTGTTTTACCCGCTTTAAAAAAAATCATTGAAGAACATTCCAATAAAAGAATATACATATTCTGTTACAGAGACACTCAAAACATATATGAAAAAGTCATTACAGGTGTAAAATATGTAATCCTCGACAAATCAAATTTTTTATTTGATGGCAGATTTGCTTCCAAAGAATCTAGAAGGTTATTAAAATCCATAAATCCATCTACAATTGTGGATTTGACAGGAACTATAGTTTCAGCGAGTCTTGTCTTTAATTCAAATGCAAATCATATTTTGGGAATTAATGAACCTTACTATAAAGCAATTTATGATGACTACCATGCTATTCGTAAAAGCCCTCACCTAACTGATATTTATCTAGATGCCATTTATAATTTCTGTTTAACAACAGATAGAAATTATGATAGCTATCCAATTAGAAATAAAAGGAATGGAGATATTTTTATTCAACCTTTTGCAGGTTGGCCAGCAAAGGAATGGAGTTTTATTAAGTTTTTGGAATTATATAAAAGGTTAAATGTTGAAAACGAATGTGCTTTCATTGTTCCAAAATCCTCGATTAAGTCAGACGTGTACAAACAGATGATTGATGATGAGATTCGGGTAATAGAGACAGAAAGTATTTCACACTTTATTAATTTGCTTGATAGATGTAAGTTATTTATCTCTAATGATTCAGGACCGTTGCAAATTGCCGCGTTATATGGTGTCCCTACCCTTAGTATCTATGGACCAACAAATCCCAAATTTCATATGCCTATAGGTAGCTTACATAGATTTGTTCGAAAAAAAATTAAATGTACGCCAATTGATACAAAATATTGTTTTACATTTGGAGGTAGATACTGTCCACACTATGATTGTTTAGTCCTACTTTCAACAGATGAAATTTTTAATAAAGCAAGAGAAATATTAGTAGATATTACCATAAACAATTAA
- a CDS encoding FkbM family methyltransferase has protein sequence MKIALIKLLHKMDLLDFLRLIKDSYFRNKQQKKFDTKLFEFYSGLLNQGNKCFDIGASYGYRTEAFLKVGASVVAVEPQKKISNFLKKKFGNKIQLVQKAVGAKVEKRIMFISPHSVLSSLSSEWIKEVKKNNRFNNSDWDEQEEVEVTTLDKLIIDYGKPDFCKIDVEGFELEVIKGLSQPIPLISFEFTIPEFTERAINCIRHLEKLGNIKCNFSNGETLILNFSEWLDPDSFIKKFKTISKSGIKDGDIYIKYLIH, from the coding sequence ATGAAAATAGCTCTTATTAAATTGCTCCACAAAATGGATTTATTAGATTTTCTGCGATTAATTAAGGATAGTTATTTTAGAAATAAACAACAAAAAAAATTTGATACAAAATTGTTTGAGTTCTATTCGGGGTTATTAAATCAAGGAAATAAATGTTTTGATATCGGTGCTAGTTATGGATATAGGACGGAAGCTTTTCTAAAAGTTGGTGCTTCAGTAGTTGCTGTGGAACCACAAAAAAAGATTTCAAATTTTTTGAAAAAGAAATTTGGTAACAAAATACAGTTGGTACAGAAAGCAGTTGGAGCTAAAGTTGAAAAAAGGATAATGTTTATCAGTCCTCATTCGGTCTTATCAAGTTTGTCATCTGAATGGATTAAAGAAGTTAAAAAAAATAATAGATTTAATAATTCTGATTGGGACGAACAAGAAGAGGTTGAAGTTACAACTTTAGATAAACTTATAATCGATTATGGCAAACCAGACTTTTGCAAAATAGATGTTGAAGGCTTTGAACTTGAAGTTATTAAAGGACTTTCGCAACCAATTCCATTAATCTCTTTTGAATTTACGATTCCTGAGTTTACTGAAAGAGCTATCAATTGTATAAGGCATTTAGAGAAACTAGGTAATATCAAATGTAACTTTTCAAATGGTGAGACCTTAATATTAAATTTTTCTGAATGGTTAGACCCAGATAGTTTTATTAAAAAGTTCAAAACTATATCTAAATCTGGAATAAAGGATGGAGATATATATATAAAATATTTGATTCACTGA